One genomic segment of Rivularia sp. PCC 7116 includes these proteins:
- a CDS encoding bifunctional cobalt-precorrin-7 (C(5))-methyltransferase/cobalt-precorrin-6B (C(15))-methyltransferase has product MHKWLSVVGIGEDGLPGLSQVACSLVEKAEVLVGGSRHLSMLPEDDTREKLIWSSPIATSVENIIQHRGQSVCILASGDPMCFGIGVTLTRRIPISEITIIPAPSSFSLACSRLGWALQEVETLTLAARPISLLHPVIYPGARLLILSEGRNTPAIVAQTLVDRGYGNSKITVLEYMGGEREQIIEGIAAEWKTTKIGTLNTIAIECIADADILQLPRIAGLPDIAYHHDGQLTKREVRAITLAALAPIPGQMLWDIGAGCGSISIEWMRTHPRCWAIAIEQNYSRLNYIADNAASLGTPNLRIIHGESSTVLKGLQPPDAIFIGGGITEEGIFDTCWHALRTGGRLVANAVTVESESKLIEWHNQVGGSLTRIAIQRAQPVGKFLGWKPMLPVTQWAVVKE; this is encoded by the coding sequence ATGCACAAATGGTTATCTGTGGTGGGTATTGGTGAGGATGGTTTACCTGGTTTGAGTCAGGTAGCATGTTCTCTCGTGGAAAAAGCCGAAGTTTTGGTGGGAGGCTCGCGTCATTTATCGATGCTTCCAGAAGATGATACTCGGGAAAAGTTAATTTGGAGTTCTCCGATTGCCACTTCTGTAGAAAATATTATTCAGCATCGCGGGCAATCTGTATGTATATTAGCAAGCGGCGACCCCATGTGTTTCGGTATTGGCGTTACTCTTACTAGGCGGATACCCATTTCAGAAATAACTATTATTCCCGCGCCTTCATCTTTTAGTCTTGCTTGCTCGCGTTTGGGATGGGCTTTACAGGAGGTAGAGACTTTAACTTTAGCGGCTCGCCCTATATCGCTTTTACATCCAGTAATTTATCCCGGTGCGCGGTTGCTTATTCTCAGCGAAGGTAGAAATACACCAGCTATTGTGGCGCAAACCCTTGTAGATAGAGGCTATGGCAACAGTAAAATCACGGTATTAGAATACATGGGAGGAGAGCGCGAGCAGATAATTGAAGGTATTGCTGCTGAATGGAAAACTACCAAAATTGGCACTTTAAATACAATTGCTATTGAATGTATCGCCGATGCAGATATCTTACAGCTTCCCAGAATAGCTGGTTTACCCGACATAGCTTATCATCACGACGGACAACTCACCAAACGTGAAGTTCGAGCAATAACCTTAGCCGCACTTGCACCCATCCCCGGACAAATGTTATGGGATATCGGCGCTGGCTGCGGCTCCATCAGCATAGAATGGATGCGAACCCATCCTAGATGTTGGGCGATCGCTATCGAACAAAATTACTCCCGACTAAATTATATTGCCGATAATGCAGCAAGTTTAGGCACCCCAAATCTGCGTATAATTCACGGTGAATCATCTACAGTTTTAAAAGGATTGCAGCCACCCGACGCAATTTTTATTGGCGGAGGCATAACTGAAGAAGGAATATTTGATACTTGTTGGCACGCATTACGCACGGGCGGACGTTTAGTAGCAAATGCGGTAACAGTAGAAAGCGAATCCAAATTAATAGAATGGCACAATCAAGTTGGTGGAAGTTTAACTCGAATAGCCATACAAAGAGCGCAACCCGTAGGTAAATTTCTCGGATGGAAGCCGATGCTACCTGTTACCCAATGGGCTGTAGTTAAAGAATGA
- a CDS encoding HD domain-containing protein yields MQQTRLNQQLQFIIEIDKLKNVLRQTLLMDSSRRENSGEHSWHLAIMTMILAEYAVEGTDLFRAMKMSLIHDLVEIDAGDTFCFDVKGNESKAERELEAAIRIFGLLPEEQGKELRLLWDEFEARETPTAKFAVALDRIQPFIHNQQTAGGTWDIHNINRNQVMKRMAPVEEGTPELWNFILEEIENLIATGYLKES; encoded by the coding sequence ATGCAACAAACTCGACTCAATCAGCAATTACAATTCATCATTGAAATTGACAAATTAAAAAATGTATTGCGTCAAACATTATTAATGGATAGTTCTCGTAGAGAAAATAGCGGCGAACATTCTTGGCATTTGGCTATTATGACAATGATTTTAGCGGAATATGCAGTAGAAGGAACTGATTTATTTCGTGCGATGAAAATGTCGTTAATTCATGATTTAGTAGAAATTGATGCTGGGGATACTTTTTGTTTTGATGTCAAAGGAAATGAAAGTAAAGCAGAAAGAGAATTAGAAGCAGCAATAAGAATATTTGGGTTGTTACCTGAAGAACAAGGAAAAGAATTACGTTTATTATGGGATGAATTTGAAGCGAGAGAAACGCCAACGGCTAAATTTGCTGTTGCTCTAGATAGAATACAGCCTTTTATTCACAATCAACAAACGGCAGGTGGCACTTGGGATATTCATAATATTAACCGCAATCAAGTAATGAAAAGAATGGCACCTGTAGAAGAAGGTACGCCGGAACTTTGGAATTTTATACTAGAAGAAATCGAAAATTTGATTGCTACGGGTTATTTGAAAGAGTCTTAG
- a CDS encoding alpha/beta hydrolase fold domain-containing protein: MNTAMNQALGADYDTKIPVELKANMRQQPFILTDVFRGISLQKTRHLTNINFASPAGVKLKMEVYQPAKVGKYPAIVFIYGGSWQSGNPSAKPEFNRYMAARGYTVFAIDYRHAPKYKFPAQLDDVNSALDFIRSHAAEYEADTDKMILFGRSAGAHLAMLAAYQPNMKGIRAVVNYYGPVNLTQGYNEPPIPDPINARAVLKAFLGGSPQQLPTLYQTASPINYVVDNLPPTLLIYGSRDNVVEARFGRQMYEKLRNKNTAILLEIPWAQHSFDSIFNGVSNQLALYYTERFIAWAVNS, encoded by the coding sequence ATGAATACCGCAATGAATCAAGCTTTGGGTGCCGACTATGACACAAAAATTCCAGTTGAACTAAAAGCAAATATGCGACAGCAGCCTTTTATTTTAACTGACGTGTTTCGAGGAATTAGCTTACAGAAAACCCGTCATTTAACTAATATAAATTTCGCATCTCCCGCAGGAGTAAAATTAAAGATGGAAGTTTATCAACCTGCAAAAGTTGGTAAATATCCTGCAATAGTATTTATTTACGGTGGTTCTTGGCAAAGTGGTAATCCATCCGCAAAACCCGAGTTTAATAGATATATGGCGGCTCGGGGATATACTGTGTTTGCTATCGATTACCGTCATGCACCAAAGTATAAGTTTCCCGCTCAATTAGATGATGTAAATTCGGCTTTGGATTTCATTCGTTCTCATGCTGCGGAGTACGAAGCAGATACCGACAAAATGATATTATTCGGACGCTCTGCTGGCGCTCATTTAGCAATGCTGGCAGCATATCAACCGAATATGAAAGGAATCCGGGCTGTGGTAAATTATTACGGCCCGGTAAATTTAACTCAAGGATATAACGAACCACCTATCCCAGATCCAATAAATGCTCGTGCTGTTTTGAAGGCTTTTTTGGGTGGTTCTCCTCAACAGTTGCCAACGCTGTATCAAACTGCTTCACCAATAAATTATGTGGTTGATAATTTACCTCCAACTTTATTAATTTATGGGAGTCGCGATAATGTGGTAGAAGCCAGATTTGGTAGACAAATGTATGAAAAGTTGCGAAATAAAAATACTGCTATTCTATTAGAAATTCCTTGGGCACAGCATTCGTTTGATAGTATTTTTAATGGTGTAAGCAATCAGTTAGCTTTGTATTATACAGAAAGATTTATTGCTTGGGCTGTTAACAGTTAA
- a CDS encoding GNAT family N-acetyltransferase has product MADMLVKLYTLPSVEPEITAQQEQGITIKRAIAPEKSTIMAWVEEQFNTRWMSECDVSFKNSPPSCWIAVENQQIIGFACYECTCKNFFGPIGVGEAARGRKVGKALLLACLHDMRVQGYGYAVIGAASDGVADFYRKTVGAIVIEDSSPGIYKGMLKG; this is encoded by the coding sequence ATGGCTGATATGTTAGTTAAGCTCTATACCTTGCCGTCTGTAGAGCCGGAAATTACCGCACAACAAGAGCAGGGTATAACTATTAAACGTGCGATCGCGCCGGAAAAAAGCACGATTATGGCTTGGGTTGAGGAGCAATTTAATACACGCTGGATGAGTGAATGTGACGTGTCTTTCAAAAATTCACCTCCTAGCTGTTGGATTGCTGTGGAAAACCAGCAAATTATCGGTTTTGCTTGTTACGAATGCACTTGTAAAAACTTTTTTGGTCCTATCGGTGTCGGTGAAGCAGCAAGAGGGCGTAAAGTTGGCAAAGCTTTGTTATTAGCTTGCTTGCACGATATGCGAGTACAAGGGTATGGTTATGCAGTTATCGGTGCCGCTAGTGACGGTGTAGCAGATTTTTATCGCAAAACTGTAGGCGCAATAGTTATCGAAGATTCATCACCGGGAATATATAAAGGGATGTTAAAAGGATAA
- a CDS encoding NAD-binding protein, translating to MNLKSKSISSNLRRHIIICEWNYRAKLIYQELRNNFKRRQVPIVVIADIEDEPIKNDNNLFFIKGAVEEETLREANIKRAKTVVILGDENLDDTSRDAKVALSTLTVENTYRQVYTIVELADERYFELCQKAHADRIIVAGSNFRSHLVSRAIINNGISDLVSYILTEQSKNQFYQIPVSSFYEGCSFVNVLVQMRRYHQGTIIAIFEASSGKLVTNPKSDYELQKEDYLIVMTRNKSYFSRLCI from the coding sequence ATGAATTTGAAATCTAAATCAATTTCTTCAAATCTTAGAAGGCATATCATCATATGCGAATGGAACTATCGTGCAAAACTAATATATCAAGAGTTGCGGAATAATTTTAAAAGGAGGCAAGTACCTATAGTTGTAATTGCCGATATAGAAGATGAGCCAATTAAAAATGATAATAATTTATTCTTCATTAAAGGGGCAGTAGAAGAAGAAACTTTGCGTGAAGCAAATATAAAAAGAGCAAAAACTGTTGTTATATTAGGAGACGAAAATTTAGACGACACTAGCCGCGATGCAAAAGTTGCACTATCTACATTAACTGTAGAAAATACTTATCGTCAAGTTTATACAATAGTTGAACTTGCAGATGAAAGATATTTTGAACTATGTCAAAAGGCTCATGCAGATAGAATTATTGTTGCAGGCAGCAATTTTAGAAGCCATCTGGTTTCTCGTGCAATTATAAATAATGGCATCAGCGATTTAGTATCTTATATATTAACCGAACAATCTAAAAACCAGTTTTATCAAATACCTGTATCAAGCTTTTACGAAGGTTGTTCTTTTGTAAATGTACTTGTACAAATGAGACGATATCACCAAGGTACTATTATTGCAATTTTTGAAGCAAGCAGTGGAAAACTTGTTACTAATCCTAAATCTGATTATGAACTGCAAAAGGAAGATTATTTGATAGTCATGACTCGAAATAAATCTTATTTTTCTCGTTTATGTATATGA
- a CDS encoding serine/threonine-protein kinase → MLEKENILQERYQLKEKLAQNAGRQTWLAEDISIQPTETAILKFLPFGEQFQWQDLKLFEREADILQQLSHPQIPKYRDYFSIEDKNNWFALVQEYIPGESLKQLIEKRQRFTEEELRKIAQDILEILCYLHTLNPQVIHRDIKPSNLILGGDERVYLIDFGAVQDSAAAKGATFTVVGTYGYAPLEQFGGRTVPASDLYALGATLIHLATGMIPADLPQKNMRIQFQDKVSLSNHFIRWIEKLTEPDIENRFTSASQALQALNSRLAVNSSSEISKPYGSRIKLDKSYKHLDIKVPRVGIAFENIFFLIFCLFWFLPTSVIILFDPTAILFWIVGLLPFFMFFLPTFGHFDIHFNRVEFVMEWKLLGKTYRQKTGKTSAIHNITVGQTSYKVNDKHLKMVSMEAGAIKFDFGGFAPKLADSERVWLIQEIKDWLGI, encoded by the coding sequence ATGCTAGAAAAAGAAAATATATTACAAGAACGCTATCAACTAAAAGAAAAGTTAGCACAAAATGCAGGTCGTCAAACTTGGTTAGCAGAGGATATATCAATTCAACCGACGGAAACAGCAATCCTCAAGTTTTTACCATTTGGCGAACAATTTCAATGGCAAGATTTAAAGCTTTTCGAGCGAGAAGCCGATATTCTACAACAGCTTTCTCATCCCCAGATTCCTAAATACCGCGATTATTTTTCTATTGAGGATAAAAATAACTGGTTTGCTTTAGTTCAAGAATATATCCCCGGTGAATCGCTCAAACAATTAATTGAGAAAAGGCAAAGGTTTACCGAAGAAGAATTACGCAAGATTGCCCAAGACATACTAGAAATTCTTTGTTATTTGCATACACTCAATCCCCAAGTTATTCACCGCGACATTAAACCGAGTAATTTAATTTTGGGTGGGGATGAGCGAGTTTATTTAATCGACTTCGGGGCAGTACAAGACAGCGCAGCAGCAAAAGGAGCTACGTTTACGGTAGTTGGAACTTACGGTTATGCACCCCTAGAACAATTCGGTGGTAGAACAGTTCCAGCTTCAGATTTATATGCTTTAGGTGCGACATTAATTCATCTTGCTACGGGGATGATACCAGCCGATTTACCGCAGAAAAATATGCGAATTCAGTTTCAAGATAAAGTTAGTCTTAGCAACCATTTTATCCGCTGGATTGAAAAGTTAACCGAGCCAGATATTGAGAATAGATTTACAAGTGCTTCTCAAGCATTACAAGCTTTAAACAGTCGTCTTGCTGTGAATTCATCTTCTGAAATTTCTAAACCATACGGCAGCCGGATTAAATTAGATAAATCTTACAAACATTTAGACATTAAAGTACCCAGAGTAGGAATTGCATTTGAAAACATATTTTTCTTAATTTTCTGTTTATTTTGGTTTCTTCCTACTAGCGTAATAATTTTATTCGATCCAACCGCAATACTTTTTTGGATAGTTGGTTTATTACCTTTTTTCATGTTTTTTCTTCCTACGTTTGGACATTTTGATATCCATTTCAATCGGGTTGAGTTTGTAATGGAATGGAAGCTGTTAGGTAAAACTTATCGACAAAAAACCGGGAAGACTTCAGCAATTCATAATATTACTGTTGGGCAGACTTCTTATAAAGTTAATGATAAACACTTAAAAATGGTTTCTATGGAAGCTGGTGCTATCAAATTTGATTTTGGTGGTTTTGCTCCTAAATTAGCCGATTCTGAAAGAGTATGGTTGATTCAAGAAATCAAAGATTGGTTAGGAATTTAA
- a CDS encoding ion channel: protein MQKTISNIKRYLHNHWKYNKSVTQDFFKSFWKFLKREKYYVLFFITLIISVCSILWFVEKNKFFEISPASDDSAKFNNPWDVLWWLIVTITTVGYGDLYPHTYPGRILAVVIFLCGTLINILISNNLSLRRFKKEFGFVSYNFQEHIIICEWNYRTRMIIDDLRLHPETKHKNIVLIADIDKKPTDDNLLYFVKGSVNQGTLEKANIKAAKIVVVLGDDRLDSTNRDAKVVLSTLTIEKINSEVHLIVEVANDRYYEVCKKASANEIIPSSNLSSNLIAHSIKNHTIGRVISEIFIDTKYNNIQKIPLPEKFKGSNFIDVFEKMKCERELIVIAIQTDKYGRIDSNPPSYCKLQEKDYLFVINS, encoded by the coding sequence ATGCAAAAAACTATTTCTAATATTAAGCGTTATCTTCACAACCATTGGAAATATAATAAGTCGGTAACTCAGGATTTTTTCAAAAGTTTTTGGAAATTTTTAAAGCGTGAGAAATATTATGTTTTATTTTTTATAACGCTAATTATCTCCGTTTGCTCGATTTTATGGTTTGTTGAAAAAAATAAATTTTTTGAAATATCACCAGCATCAGATGATTCAGCCAAATTTAATAATCCTTGGGATGTTTTATGGTGGCTGATAGTTACCATCACTACCGTTGGTTACGGTGATTTATATCCCCATACTTATCCTGGTAGAATTCTTGCAGTAGTTATATTTCTATGTGGAACTTTAATAAATATTTTAATTTCCAATAATTTATCGCTGAGAAGATTTAAAAAAGAATTTGGATTTGTTTCTTATAATTTTCAGGAACATATCATTATATGCGAATGGAATTATCGTACCAGAATGATTATTGATGATTTACGTCTGCATCCTGAAACCAAACACAAAAATATAGTTTTAATTGCCGATATTGACAAAAAACCAACAGATGATAATCTTTTGTATTTTGTTAAAGGTTCTGTGAATCAGGGGACTTTGGAAAAAGCAAATATAAAAGCTGCCAAAATTGTTGTTGTTTTAGGAGATGATAGGCTAGATTCTACAAATCGCGATGCAAAAGTAGTTTTATCTACTTTGACTATTGAAAAAATAAATAGCGAAGTTCATTTAATTGTAGAAGTTGCTAACGATAGATATTATGAAGTCTGTAAAAAAGCTTCTGCGAATGAAATTATACCGTCAAGTAATTTAAGTAGTAATTTAATTGCACATTCAATCAAGAATCATACTATCGGTAGGGTAATTTCTGAGATTTTTATCGATACTAAATATAATAATATTCAGAAAATTCCTTTACCCGAAAAGTTTAAAGGTTCTAATTTTATAGACGTATTTGAAAAAATGAAGTGCGAGCGCGAGCTTATCGTCATCGCTATACAAACTGATAAATACGGACGCATTGATTCAAACCCTCCATCCTATTGCAAGCTACAAGAAAAAGACTATCTATTTGTAATTAATTCCTAA
- a CDS encoding precorrin-8X methylmutase: MPNPQFNYIRNPKEIYSRSFSMIREEANLENLPIDLIPLAIRIIHSCGMTDIVDDLAASPQAITVAKRALAAGEAILCDAEMVAKGIIQRRLPRKNPVICTLNYSEVPELAWKLENTRSAAAVELWEEDIEGAIVVIGNAPTALFHLLELLDAGFPKPAVIFGFPVGFVGAAESKQALAADSRGVPFVTLHGRRGGSAIASAAVNSLMQEEQ; this comes from the coding sequence ATGCCCAATCCCCAATTTAACTACATCCGCAACCCTAAAGAAATCTATAGTCGTTCCTTTTCTATGATTCGTGAGGAAGCGAATTTAGAAAACTTACCTATTGATTTAATACCCTTAGCAATACGTATAATTCATAGTTGCGGAATGACGGATATTGTTGATGATTTAGCCGCATCGCCTCAAGCTATAACTGTTGCAAAAAGAGCTTTAGCTGCGGGTGAAGCAATTTTATGTGATGCCGAGATGGTAGCAAAAGGCATTATTCAGCGGCGTTTACCTCGGAAAAATCCCGTAATTTGTACGCTGAATTATTCAGAAGTGCCCGAATTAGCTTGGAAACTAGAAAATACTCGTTCTGCGGCTGCGGTGGAATTATGGGAAGAAGATATTGAAGGGGCGATTGTGGTGATTGGCAATGCTCCTACAGCTTTATTTCATCTTTTAGAATTGTTGGATGCAGGATTTCCTAAACCTGCGGTCATTTTTGGTTTTCCAGTGGGTTTTGTAGGTGCTGCTGAATCAAAACAGGCTTTGGCTGCTGATAGCCGGGGAGTACCATTTGTAACCTTGCACGGTAGGAGAGGAGGAAGCGCGATCGCATCAGCTGCGGTAAATTCTCTCATGCAGGAGGAGCAGTGA
- a CDS encoding precorrin-2 C(20)-methyltransferase, whose amino-acid sequence MSSGCLYGVGVGTGNPELITLKALRILQSVPVIAYPASEEGNSFARSIVAEFLQGNQIEVPIILPFKLEKSAQPFYDKAAEQLAQHLNHGRDVAVLCEGDPFFYGSFMYIYERLSLKFDSEIIPGISSVMASAAMIGIPLTYRNDVFMVLSGILSGEVLKEKLRVADAAVIIKLGRNFSKVKQVLQELGLVERAKYIENATRENQRILSIDEVEAESVPYFSLIVVPSQSELGVKS is encoded by the coding sequence GTGAGTTCTGGTTGTCTTTATGGTGTTGGAGTGGGTACGGGAAATCCCGAATTAATTACTTTAAAGGCGTTGCGAATTTTACAGTCTGTACCTGTAATTGCCTATCCTGCTTCGGAAGAAGGTAACAGTTTTGCTCGTTCGATTGTTGCTGAATTTCTCCAAGGTAATCAAATAGAGGTTCCAATTATATTACCTTTTAAGTTAGAAAAATCCGCTCAACCTTTTTACGATAAAGCTGCCGAGCAGTTAGCACAACATTTAAATCATGGACGAGACGTTGCCGTACTCTGCGAAGGTGACCCGTTTTTTTACGGTAGCTTTATGTATATTTATGAGAGGTTATCACTTAAATTTGACAGCGAAATAATTCCCGGAATTTCTTCAGTCATGGCAAGTGCTGCCATGATAGGAATACCTTTGACTTACCGTAATGATGTTTTTATGGTGCTTTCGGGTATATTATCGGGGGAAGTTTTAAAGGAGAAATTAAGAGTTGCGGATGCTGCGGTAATTATTAAATTGGGTAGAAATTTTTCTAAGGTAAAGCAGGTTTTGCAAGAGTTAGGGTTAGTTGAAAGAGCAAAATATATTGAAAATGCAACTCGGGAAAATCAACGGATATTATCGATTGATGAAGTTGAAGCGGAAAGCGTGCCTTATTTTTCGTTGATTGTTGTACCGAGTCAATCGGAGTTGGGAGTTAAGAGTTAG
- a CDS encoding TrkA family potassium uptake protein — protein MESILTKIKNWIDTVWEFLESENFIRPLIIIVVIVVISSLSLSLVEPNLSLFDSFWWAVVTLTTVGYGDVTPKTFPGRFIAFVDMLVGIGVLTLLTATVASILVERKISKDLGMHSYSFEEHIILCEWNYRAEIVHKELRLELKTEKTPIVLIADIPRKPIKDKNLFFVKGEVCDETLHQANLLKAKTVIILGDDNLDYKQRDAKVILSTLTVESINKEAYTITELINEKNIETCKRANADEIIVSSKLSSNLISSAAINHGISKVISDIVTYEYGSQIFKIPVPESEIGNLFIDVFMAMKQDFQSTVIAIQQGENGKTISNPSPDYILVADDYLIFIGSRGKSYHSAFETN, from the coding sequence ATGGAATCAATTTTAACCAAAATTAAGAATTGGATTGATACAGTTTGGGAATTTTTAGAGTCTGAGAATTTCATTCGTCCGCTTATAATTATTGTTGTAATTGTTGTTATTAGTTCGTTAAGTTTATCTTTAGTTGAGCCAAATTTATCTTTATTTGATAGTTTTTGGTGGGCTGTCGTTACTTTAACTACAGTTGGTTATGGCGATGTTACTCCTAAAACATTTCCGGGACGTTTTATTGCTTTCGTTGATATGCTTGTGGGGATTGGGGTTCTGACTCTACTTACCGCTACAGTTGCCAGTATTTTAGTAGAAAGAAAAATTAGTAAGGATTTAGGAATGCATTCATATAGCTTTGAAGAGCATATTATTTTGTGTGAATGGAATTATCGGGCTGAAATAGTTCATAAAGAGTTACGTTTAGAATTGAAAACAGAAAAAACTCCTATAGTATTGATTGCCGATATCCCTAGAAAACCCATAAAAGATAAAAATTTATTTTTTGTTAAAGGAGAAGTTTGTGACGAGACTTTGCACCAAGCAAATTTATTAAAAGCTAAAACTGTAATCATTTTAGGTGATGATAATTTAGATTATAAGCAGCGCGACGCAAAAGTTATATTATCAACTTTGACAGTAGAAAGTATTAATAAGGAAGCTTATACGATTACCGAACTGATTAACGAAAAGAATATTGAAACTTGCAAGCGAGCGAATGCCGACGAAATAATAGTTAGCAGTAAATTATCTAGTAATTTAATTTCAAGTGCTGCCATCAATCATGGCATCAGCAAAGTTATCTCCGATATTGTGACTTACGAATATGGTTCGCAAATATTTAAAATACCCGTTCCCGAATCTGAAATTGGAAATCTGTTTATAGATGTTTTTATGGCAATGAAGCAAGATTTTCAAAGCACCGTTATTGCAATACAGCAAGGTGAAAATGGAAAAACTATTTCTAATCCTTCACCTGACTATATACTTGTCGCTGATGATTATTTAATTTTTATTGGCAGTCGTGGTAAATCTTATCATTCTGCATTTGAGACAAATTAA